From Saccharothrix espanaensis DSM 44229, the proteins below share one genomic window:
- a CDS encoding sensor histidine kinase, whose translation MRSRSCWMVLLGCLGAAGLCWLWWAVRTTPNPGLPVQIVVMLLVVGLAVVPWAVLVSARLADEEARSLHSRGVVVAACTVVAGLWIALVVLRWRPGWSAAAVLVSVLAAGAVLLVGAVALPWLYLMARAVTRERAARVRAEQRGEMAAHLHDSVLQALTLIQKRSDQPEVRRLARGTERDLRSWLYGGPEPDPDDFAAAVVAAAAEVEDRFTVTVEVVTVGTCRLDDRTAAVVGAVREALTNAARHAGVPKVSVFAEAADSDVFVLVRDRGKGFDPALRPGAHRRGITDSIEGRVRRHGGVAAIRSTPGEGTEVELRLPGDGAR comes from the coding sequence GTGCGCAGCCGGTCGTGCTGGATGGTCCTGCTGGGGTGCCTCGGCGCGGCCGGCCTGTGCTGGTTGTGGTGGGCGGTGCGGACCACGCCCAACCCCGGCCTGCCCGTCCAGATCGTGGTGATGCTGCTGGTGGTCGGGCTCGCCGTGGTGCCGTGGGCGGTGCTGGTGTCGGCCCGGCTGGCCGACGAGGAGGCCCGGTCGCTGCACAGCCGGGGCGTGGTGGTCGCCGCCTGCACGGTCGTGGCCGGGCTGTGGATCGCGCTGGTCGTCCTCCGCTGGCGGCCGGGGTGGTCCGCGGCGGCGGTGCTGGTGTCGGTGCTGGCGGCGGGCGCGGTGCTGCTGGTCGGCGCGGTGGCACTGCCGTGGCTGTACCTGATGGCCCGCGCGGTGACCCGGGAGCGGGCCGCCCGGGTCCGCGCGGAGCAGCGCGGCGAGATGGCCGCGCACCTGCACGACTCGGTGCTCCAGGCGTTGACGCTGATCCAGAAGCGGTCCGACCAGCCCGAGGTGCGCCGGCTGGCCCGAGGCACCGAACGCGACCTGCGGTCGTGGCTCTACGGTGGGCCCGAGCCGGACCCCGACGACTTCGCGGCGGCCGTGGTCGCGGCGGCGGCGGAGGTCGAGGACCGGTTCACGGTCACCGTCGAGGTGGTCACGGTCGGCACGTGCCGGCTCGACGACCGCACGGCGGCCGTGGTCGGCGCGGTGCGCGAGGCGCTGACCAACGCGGCGCGGCACGCGGGCGTGCCGAAGGTCTCGGTGTTCGCCGAAGCGGCCGACTCCGACGTGTTCGTGCTGGTCCGGGACCGGGGCAAGGGGTTCGACCCGGCGCTGCGGCCGGGCGCGCACCGGCGCGGGATCACCGACTCGATCGAAGGCCGGGTGCGCCGGCACGGCGGCGTCGCTGCGATCCGCTCCACACCGGGCGAGGGCACCGAGGTGGAGTTGCGCCTCCCGGGTGACGGGGCGCGGTGA
- a CDS encoding response regulator, whose translation MSLRVFVVDDHALVRAGVRAEVGGAVDVVGEAGDVASAVEGIRALEPDVVLLDVHLPGGGGRTVLAAVLATHPGVRFLALSVSDVAEDVIEVIRGGARGYLTKAVTSAELLDAIVRVAAGDACFSPRLAGFVLDAFRGAAPAGPDPGLDRLTRRERDVLRLVGAGYTYKEIGGRLSISARTVETHTAAVLRKLQLSNRRELTRWAADRRLV comes from the coding sequence GTGAGCTTGCGGGTGTTCGTGGTGGACGACCACGCGTTGGTGCGGGCCGGGGTGCGGGCCGAGGTGGGTGGTGCGGTCGACGTGGTCGGCGAGGCCGGGGACGTGGCGTCGGCGGTCGAGGGGATCCGCGCGCTGGAACCCGACGTGGTGCTGCTGGACGTGCACCTGCCCGGTGGTGGTGGGCGGACCGTGCTGGCGGCGGTGCTGGCCACGCACCCCGGGGTGCGGTTCCTGGCGCTCTCGGTGTCCGACGTGGCCGAGGACGTCATCGAGGTGATCCGGGGTGGTGCGCGCGGGTACCTGACCAAGGCCGTCACGAGCGCCGAGCTGCTGGACGCCATCGTGCGGGTCGCGGCCGGCGACGCGTGCTTCTCGCCGCGCCTGGCCGGGTTCGTGCTGGACGCGTTCCGGGGCGCGGCACCCGCCGGCCCCGACCCGGGCCTGGACCGCCTCACCCGCCGGGAGCGGGACGTGCTGCGGCTGGTCGGGGCCGGGTACACGTACAAGGAGATCGGCGGCCGGCTGTCCATCTCGGCCCGCACGGTGGAGACCCACACCGCCGCTGTCCTGCGCAAGCTCCAGCTGTCGAACCGCCGCGAACTGACCCGCTGGGCCGCCGACCGGCGGCTGGTCTGA
- a CDS encoding AfsR/SARP family transcriptional regulator, with the protein MWLFRLLGPLRAERDGLEVPVGTPQARAVLAMLAWRANEVVSIDRLSDELWGCSPPASSHTQVHAIISRLRRLLGRDRIATARPGYLLRASPPELEIDLFHDEVSRARLLVAADEVESGAGRLRAALARWRGPALAELRSACHAAQGLDEFRVVVLEDRIDADLRLGRGRDLVGELTELVAEHPLRERPRAQLMRALAGAGRVADALRAYAALRGDLVRELGVEPSLELRTLHTRILRGEPVVVRPGDAPRPAARPPRQGQTRSEVTRLRSSGSRLPSNPDATRKISLLNPPAS; encoded by the coding sequence ATGTGGCTGTTCCGGTTGTTGGGCCCGCTGCGGGCCGAGCGCGACGGGCTGGAAGTGCCGGTCGGCACGCCGCAGGCGCGGGCGGTGCTCGCGATGCTCGCCTGGCGCGCCAACGAGGTGGTGTCGATCGACCGGCTGTCCGACGAGCTGTGGGGCTGCTCGCCGCCGGCGTCGTCCCACACGCAGGTCCACGCCATCATCTCGCGCCTGCGCCGGCTGCTCGGCCGGGACCGGATCGCGACCGCGCGGCCCGGGTACCTGCTCCGGGCGTCCCCGCCGGAGCTGGAGATCGACCTGTTCCACGACGAGGTGTCGCGGGCCCGCCTGCTGGTGGCCGCCGACGAGGTCGAGTCGGGTGCCGGCCGGCTGCGCGCGGCGCTGGCGCGCTGGCGCGGGCCGGCGCTGGCCGAACTGCGGTCGGCCTGCCACGCGGCGCAGGGGCTCGACGAGTTCCGGGTGGTCGTGCTCGAAGACCGGATCGACGCCGACCTGCGGCTCGGCCGCGGCCGGGACCTGGTGGGCGAGCTGACCGAACTGGTCGCCGAGCACCCGCTGCGGGAACGGCCGCGCGCCCAGCTCATGCGGGCGCTGGCCGGTGCCGGCCGGGTCGCCGACGCGCTGCGGGCCTACGCGGCGCTGCGCGGCGACCTGGTGCGGGAGCTGGGGGTCGAGCCGTCGCTGGAACTGCGGACCCTGCACACCCGGATCCTGCGCGGTGAGCCCGTGGTCGTGCGGCCGGGCGACGCACCGCGCCCGGCCGCACGACCGCCGCGTCAGGGGCAGACCCGCAGCGAGGTCACCCGGTTGCGGTCCTCCGGGTCGAGGTTGCCCTCGAACCCGGACGCCACCCGGAAGATCTCGTTGTTGAACCCGCCGGCGTCGTAG
- a CDS encoding peptidase inhibitor family I36 protein: MIRKLSAVLGVVASSALVFAGPAAATAPDYAAPADGAISITAFNDCPSARMCIFNNLNGGTPYGSFATGDGDLADSNGPRGLNNNAESVSNRTNQLWCFYDAGGFNNEIFRVASGFEGNLDPEDRNRVTSLRVCP; encoded by the coding sequence ATGATTCGCAAACTGTCCGCCGTGCTCGGTGTCGTCGCGTCCTCGGCACTGGTGTTCGCCGGCCCGGCCGCCGCCACCGCGCCGGACTACGCGGCACCGGCCGACGGAGCGATCTCCATCACGGCGTTCAACGACTGCCCGTCCGCGCGGATGTGCATCTTCAACAACCTCAACGGCGGCACGCCGTACGGCTCGTTCGCCACCGGCGACGGCGACCTGGCCGACTCCAACGGCCCGCGCGGGCTGAACAACAACGCCGAGAGCGTGTCCAACCGCACCAACCAGCTCTGGTGCTTCTACGACGCCGGCGGGTTCAACAACGAGATCTTCCGGGTGGCGTCCGGGTTCGAGGGCAACCTCGACCCGGAGGACCGCAACCGGGTGACCTCGCTGCGGGTCTGCCCCTGA
- a CDS encoding DHA2 family efflux MFS transporter permease subunit: protein MTSAGVSDAVSSPPALSRGDRTVIGVLLVATFVVVLNETIMGVALPVLLTELNVTAAVGQWLTAGFLLTMSVVIPITGYLIQRVPTRVLYGVAMSLFSTGTLLAALAPGFVVLLGARVVQACGTAIMLPLLMTTVMTLVPAARRGALMGNISIVISVAPAIGPTVSGVVLDLFGWRGMFWVVLPIALTTLVLGLRRVTRVGETRSTPIDVVSVVLSVFGFGGLVYGLSSIGHAGGSSAATLWVSLAVGVLGIGLFVFRQISLQRHERALLDLRTFAFRTFTLSSGLMMVMMALLLGVATILPIYLQNVLKLDPLGTGLLLLPGGLLMGLLSPFVGRLYDRVGPRPLLLVGTVATSGSLWFASTFDAATPSALVLVFHLVLSLGLAFSFTPLFSSGLGALPARLYSHGSAIFSTTQQLAAAAGVALLVSVMSARTAALAAETAPGVTAEMGGMHLAFLMAAILSLLPVAGALAIGKGKAVSPE from the coding sequence ATGACTTCCGCAGGTGTGTCCGACGCCGTGTCGTCGCCGCCCGCGCTCAGCCGCGGCGACCGCACCGTGATCGGTGTGCTGCTCGTCGCCACGTTCGTCGTCGTCTTGAACGAGACGATCATGGGCGTCGCGCTTCCGGTGCTGTTGACCGAGCTGAACGTCACCGCGGCCGTGGGGCAGTGGCTCACCGCCGGGTTCCTGCTCACCATGTCCGTGGTCATCCCGATCACCGGCTACCTGATCCAACGCGTGCCCACGCGGGTGCTCTACGGCGTCGCGATGAGCCTGTTCAGCACGGGCACGCTGCTGGCCGCGCTGGCACCGGGCTTCGTGGTGCTGCTCGGGGCCCGCGTGGTGCAGGCGTGCGGCACGGCGATCATGCTGCCGCTGCTGATGACGACGGTGATGACGCTCGTGCCGGCGGCCCGCCGCGGCGCGCTGATGGGCAACATCTCGATCGTGATCTCGGTCGCGCCCGCGATCGGGCCGACGGTCTCCGGCGTGGTGCTCGACCTGTTCGGCTGGCGGGGGATGTTCTGGGTGGTGCTGCCGATCGCGCTGACGACGCTGGTCCTGGGCCTGCGCCGGGTGACCCGGGTCGGGGAGACCCGCAGCACGCCGATCGACGTGGTGTCCGTGGTGCTGTCGGTGTTCGGGTTCGGCGGCCTGGTCTACGGCCTGTCCAGCATCGGCCACGCGGGCGGGTCGTCGGCGGCGACGCTCTGGGTGTCGCTCGCGGTGGGCGTGCTGGGCATCGGGCTGTTCGTGTTCCGGCAGATCTCCTTGCAGCGCCACGAGCGCGCGCTGCTGGACCTGCGGACGTTCGCCTTCCGGACGTTCACGCTGAGCAGCGGCCTGATGATGGTGATGATGGCGCTGCTGCTGGGTGTGGCCACCATCCTGCCGATCTACCTGCAGAACGTGCTCAAGCTCGATCCGCTGGGCACCGGCCTGCTGCTGCTGCCGGGCGGTCTGCTGATGGGTCTGCTCTCGCCGTTCGTCGGCCGGCTCTACGACCGGGTGGGCCCGCGCCCGCTGCTGCTCGTGGGCACGGTGGCCACCAGCGGTTCGCTGTGGTTCGCGAGCACGTTCGACGCGGCCACGCCCAGCGCCCTGGTCCTGGTGTTCCACCTGGTGCTGAGCCTGGGGCTGGCGTTCTCCTTCACGCCGCTGTTCTCCTCGGGGCTGGGTGCGCTGCCCGCGCGGCTCTACTCGCACGGCAGCGCGATCTTCAGCACCACCCAGCAGTTGGCGGCGGCGGCCGGGGTGGCGCTGCTGGTGAGCGTGATGAGCGCCCGCACGGCGGCCCTGGCGGCGGAGACCGCGCCCGGCGTGACCGCCGAGATGGGCGGGATGCACCTGGCGTTCCTGATGGCGGCGATCCTGTCGCTGCTGCCCGTGGCCGGCGCGTTGGCCATCGGCAAGGGCAAGGCCGTGAGCCCGGAGTGA
- the argG gene encoding argininosuccinate synthase: MSKVLTSLPAGERVGIAFSGGLDTSVAVAWMREKGAVPCTYTADIGQYDEPDIASVPGRATTYGAELARLVDCRAALVEEGLAALSCGAFHIRSGGRAYFNTTPLGRAVTGTMLVRAMLDDDVQIWGDGSTYKGNDIERFYRYGLLANPSLRIYKPWLDADFVGELGGRTEMSRWLLARDLPYRSSTEKAYSTDANIWGATHEAKLLEHLGSGIEIVDPIMGVRFWDPEVEIATEDVTIGFEQGRPVTLDGEEFDSPVDLVLAANAIGGRHGLGMSDQIENRVIEAKSRGIYEAPGLALLHIAYERLVNAIHNEDTLASYHNEGRKLGRLLYEGRWLDPQSLMLRESLQRWVGMAITGEVTLRLRRGDDYSILDTTGPAFSYHPDKLSMERTEDSAFGPVDRIGQLTMRNLDIADSRAKLEQYAGLGMVGTRQSTLISVEVPRTELIGALPEGGAEVIASRGEAADDALLDHAALEAGND; this comes from the coding sequence GTGTCCAAGGTGCTTACTTCCCTCCCCGCCGGCGAACGCGTCGGCATCGCCTTCTCCGGTGGTCTCGACACCTCGGTCGCGGTCGCGTGGATGCGTGAGAAGGGCGCGGTGCCCTGCACGTACACCGCGGACATCGGGCAGTACGACGAGCCCGACATCGCCTCCGTCCCGGGCCGGGCCACCACGTACGGCGCGGAGCTCGCCCGGCTGGTCGACTGCCGCGCCGCCCTGGTCGAGGAGGGGCTCGCCGCGCTGTCCTGCGGCGCGTTCCACATCCGCTCCGGTGGCCGGGCCTACTTCAACACCACGCCGCTGGGCCGCGCGGTGACCGGCACGATGCTGGTCCGCGCGATGCTCGACGACGACGTGCAGATCTGGGGCGACGGCTCCACCTACAAGGGCAACGACATCGAGCGGTTCTACCGCTACGGCCTGCTGGCCAACCCGTCGTTGCGGATCTACAAGCCGTGGCTGGACGCCGACTTCGTCGGTGAGCTCGGCGGTCGCACCGAGATGTCGCGGTGGCTGCTCGCCCGCGACCTGCCCTACCGGTCCAGCACCGAGAAGGCCTACTCCACCGACGCCAACATCTGGGGCGCGACGCACGAGGCCAAGCTGCTGGAGCACCTCGGCTCGGGCATCGAGATCGTGGACCCGATCATGGGCGTGCGGTTCTGGGACCCCGAGGTGGAGATCGCCACCGAGGACGTCACGATCGGCTTCGAGCAGGGCCGCCCGGTCACCCTCGACGGCGAGGAGTTCGACTCGCCGGTCGACCTGGTGCTGGCGGCCAACGCGATCGGCGGCCGGCACGGGCTGGGCATGTCCGACCAGATCGAGAACCGGGTGATCGAGGCCAAGAGCCGGGGCATCTACGAGGCCCCCGGCCTGGCCCTGCTGCACATCGCCTACGAGCGGCTGGTCAACGCCATCCACAACGAGGACACGCTGGCCTCGTACCACAACGAGGGCCGCAAGCTCGGCCGGCTGCTCTACGAGGGCCGCTGGCTGGACCCGCAGTCGCTGATGCTGCGCGAGTCGTTGCAGCGCTGGGTGGGCATGGCGATCACCGGCGAGGTGACGCTGCGGCTGCGCCGGGGCGACGACTACTCGATCCTGGACACCACCGGCCCGGCGTTCAGCTACCACCCGGACAAGCTGTCGATGGAGCGGACCGAGGACTCGGCGTTCGGCCCGGTCGACCGGATCGGCCAGCTCACCATGCGCAACCTCGACATCGCCGACTCGCGCGCCAAGCTGGAGCAGTACGCGGGGCTGGGCATGGTCGGCACCCGGCAGTCCACGCTGATCAGCGTGGAGGTGCCGCGCACGGAGCTCATCGGCGCGCTGCCCGAGGGCGGGGCCGAGGTGATCGCCTCGCGCGGCGAGGCGGCCGACGACGCGCTGCTCGACCACGCGGCGCTGGAAGCCGGCAACGACTGA
- a CDS encoding methyltransferase, translated as MGGGDGTLLTSVLSHCPTLEGVVFDTAEGVAQAAGTLDAAGLTSRCKVVAGDFFDSVPAGSDLHLIKSVMHDWDDDRAAAILTRCREALPEHGRLLIIEPILPDTVDPAGDAREDPYLSDLNMMVLVGGKERTRADFERLCDRAGFAVTGVVELPPHVDFSVIEAKPA; from the coding sequence GTGGGCGGTGGTGACGGAACCCTGCTGACGTCGGTGCTGAGCCACTGCCCCACGCTCGAAGGAGTCGTGTTCGACACCGCGGAAGGCGTGGCGCAGGCCGCCGGAACCCTCGACGCCGCCGGACTGACGAGCCGGTGCAAGGTCGTCGCGGGCGACTTCTTCGACTCCGTGCCGGCGGGCTCGGACCTGCACCTGATCAAGAGCGTGATGCACGACTGGGACGACGACCGGGCGGCGGCCATCCTCACCCGCTGCCGCGAGGCGCTGCCCGAGCACGGCCGGCTGCTGATCATCGAGCCGATCCTGCCCGACACCGTCGACCCGGCCGGCGACGCGCGCGAGGACCCGTACCTCAGCGACCTGAACATGATGGTGCTGGTGGGCGGGAAGGAACGCACCCGGGCCGATTTCGAGCGGCTCTGCGACCGCGCCGGCTTCGCGGTGACCGGGGTCGTGGAACTGCCCCCGCACGTCGACTTCAGCGTGATCGAGGCGAAGCCCGCGTAG
- a CDS encoding methyltransferase family protein, with amino-acid sequence MAALFGTMITQVVGVTARLRLADAIGDDRRSVEELAARSGIAPERLDRLLRALACLGLCTEPEQGTFATWAVVTEPC; translated from the coding sequence ATGGCCGCGCTGTTCGGCACGATGATCACCCAGGTGGTCGGGGTGACCGCGCGGCTGCGACTGGCCGACGCCATCGGGGACGACCGGCGGTCGGTCGAGGAGTTGGCCGCGCGCTCGGGCATCGCGCCGGAACGGCTCGACCGGCTGCTGCGCGCCCTGGCCTGCCTGGGCCTGTGCACCGAGCCCGAGCAGGGCACGTTCGCGACGTGGGCGGTGGTGACGGAACCCTGCTGA
- a CDS encoding DUF6463 family protein, producing MLRWASGIMVVLGAGHLVLLTVIRWDGVAGWVTRGGWAAVPLFAPERTVAGLDNSATFWAGPGSFSVPLVLLGCLVWHLAGRGVAVPAGIGWGITAWCLVGGVLLVPSPFFVGTVAGVLVVLAARKQTPARTRTPAAHVG from the coding sequence ATGCTGCGGTGGGCGAGCGGCATCATGGTCGTGCTGGGAGCGGGTCACCTGGTGCTGCTGACCGTGATCCGCTGGGACGGCGTCGCCGGCTGGGTGACCCGGGGCGGGTGGGCGGCCGTCCCGCTGTTCGCCCCCGAGCGGACTGTGGCCGGCCTGGACAACAGCGCCACCTTCTGGGCCGGCCCGGGGAGCTTCTCGGTGCCGCTGGTCCTGCTGGGCTGCCTGGTGTGGCACCTCGCCGGCCGGGGCGTCGCCGTGCCCGCCGGCATCGGCTGGGGCATCACGGCGTGGTGCCTCGTCGGCGGCGTCCTGCTCGTGCCCTCACCGTTCTTCGTGGGCACGGTCGCCGGTGTCCTGGTCGTGCTGGCCGCCCGCAAGCAGACCCCGGCGCGAACCCGGACGCCGGCCGCGCACGTGGGCTGA
- a CDS encoding TetR/AcrR family transcriptional regulator — MPPNARTPRARWIEAGLAALARGGPDAVRVEVLAASIGVTKGGFYGYFDGRPELLAELLDEWERRCTDDIIERVEAESPDPAERIRRAGQLTFSDDLHRIDLAIREWARHDPAVAERLRRIDNARMDFLRAMFGSYLADPDEVEARCTLAFALAIGRHFIAADHPGRTKREAVELAGEFLLRKRI, encoded by the coding sequence GTGCCCCCGAACGCCCGAACGCCGAGGGCCCGCTGGATCGAGGCCGGCTTGGCGGCGCTCGCCCGGGGTGGGCCGGACGCCGTCCGGGTGGAGGTGCTGGCCGCGTCGATCGGCGTGACCAAGGGCGGCTTCTACGGGTACTTCGACGGCCGGCCGGAACTGCTCGCCGAACTCCTCGACGAGTGGGAGCGGCGCTGCACCGACGACATCATCGAGCGGGTCGAGGCGGAGAGCCCGGACCCGGCCGAGCGGATCCGGCGCGCCGGGCAGCTGACCTTCTCCGACGACCTGCACCGGATCGACCTCGCGATCCGCGAGTGGGCCCGGCACGACCCGGCGGTCGCGGAGCGGTTGCGGCGGATCGACAACGCCCGGATGGACTTCCTGCGGGCGATGTTCGGCAGCTACCTCGCCGACCCGGACGAGGTCGAGGCCCGCTGCACGCTGGCCTTCGCGCTCGCCATCGGCCGGCACTTCATCGCCGCCGACCACCCCGGGCGCACCAAGCGCGAAGCCGTCGAGCTGGCCGGGGAATTCCTGCTGCGCAAGCGGATCTGA